The nucleotide sequence ATGACTCCGCAATGGTGCATGGAAACGAGCAATGTGGAGTTGGTCTGCACCACTGAGGATCCAACCGATGATCTGCTCTACCATAAGAAACTGCTTGGGAAGACAAAGACAAAGGTCCTTACTGCATTCAGGCCAGATAGTGCCATGTTCTGTGAGCGGTCTGGGTTTGCTGCCTACATCCAGAAACTGGGGAGTGTAAGTTCATTGCCGGTCAGCACATTTCGTGGGCTTGTCGATGCGCTTGAGAACCGGTTGCTGTACTTCAAGGAGCTTGGAACCACGGTCAGTGATGATGGGATCCCAGATTTTACCTATGTAGCTGCGGATGCAAAGGAAGTAGAGGGCATCTACCAGAAGGCATTGGGCAACCAGGAACTGAGTAAGCATGAGATTGATGCCTATCGAACAGCTTTTCTCCTTGCAATGGGGAGACTGTATCATCGGCACGGTTTCGTCATGCAACTGCATGTAGGTACCTATCTTGATGCCAATACCACGAGAGTTGCGTCCATTGGGCAATCAACAGGGTTTGACTGTACTGACGATGCTACCAAAGTCAAGAGTATCGGATTCCTGCTTGATACACTCACGAGCGAAAGTGTCCTACCCAAGACGATTCTCTATCCCCTTGATGGCACAAACATTGAAAACTATGCGGTTTTGGCTGCTGGTTTCTGTGATAGTGACGCAAAGGCGAAAGTCCAGCTTGGTGCACCTTGGTGGTTTAATGACCAGGTGTATGGGCTGGAGAGACAATTTGCCGCGGCCGGTAATCTGTATCCGCTCTCCTTGAGTGTAGGTATGCTGACCGATAGTAGAAGTTTTCTCAGCTATCCGAGGCATGAGCTTTATAGGCGATTGCTCTGCAGGTTCCTTGCCCAGGTGGTGGAACGGGGTGAATATTTTTCAGGTGAGTCCTATTTGAAGAAAATCATTGAGGATGTTTGTTACCGTAATGTGAAAGCGTACTTCGGCTTCTAGTAATGTCAGCTCAGGAGTAATGCATGTGAAGGGTGCCCCGTTTTCGGTGGCACCCTTTCTTGGACCTCAATACTTAGATTCTTTGTTCACGATAGTGTTTGCATTGACGTTTGATGAGATCCCAGTCAAGTTCTACGCCAATACCAGCCTGTGTAGGTACCTCAATCATACCATCCTTGGTGATTGGCAAATTCCCTTTCATGGGCAACTGATAGTTCTCTTCTGGTACAAAATACTCAAAATACTCTGTATTGCGGATTGCACACCCTACATGAAGGTTTGCTACATCCATGTAGTTCATGGTGGTCGTATGCAACTCACAGTTCATCCCGAATCCCTCGGCCATATGTGCAATCTTCATTGAACCGGTAACCCCATCTTTCCAACTCACATCGGCTCTCACTATGTCAGCAGCTTGGAGGGCAAGGGATTGGGCTACACCCCAGTGGCAACCACGTGTTGTTTCAGTGGCTGCAATGGGGAGATCCAAAGCAGAGCACAGCTGTTTGTATTTATTGAGCTCAAAGTCACGGAAAGGTTCTTCAAGCCAGTGGTAACCAAGTTCTTCCAGCTGACGACCTACAGTAATGGCTTCATGGAGTTGGTATTCGGCTACCGGGTCACTCATCAGGACATACTCATCCCCAACTGCTTTCCGGATCGCCTCATGAACCTTCATATCAAAGGCCAGTGGTCCTCCCGGATGTGCTTTGTATGCGGTAATGCCGCGTTCCTTGTATTTCAGGGCTTCTTCCACATACTCCTCTATGGTTGCGTGGAAGTTTCCGCTTGCATAGACCGGTAGCTGCGTGCGATAGGCGCCCAGGTACTGGTAGAGAGGAAGGTTGGCTTCCTTAGCTGCCAGGTCCCACAATGCAACATCAACAGGCCCGGGAAGATAGACTGGAAAGAAGGTGAGGTGTCGGTCAATCGTCCACAGCTCATGCCAGATTTTCTCACGGTCATGCATGTCACGACCGAGTACAACGGGTGCAATCGTTTCATGCAGATAGCTTTCGGTGATATTCCCACTTCTGGCAGCCAGCGCGGTGGCAATGCCTTCGAGACCTGTGTCGGTGGTGAGTTTCAAGACGACCACATCCCACGGCATGGCAGCGCTTCCTTGGCGTTTCTTGTCGAATAGACATTGGTTACGCTCAACCCACCATGTTTCGAATCGTTCAATTTTCATGACAGTAACTCCTTGAGGATTGATAATGGTATATTACACTTGAATCGATATACCTCTGATGATTACATGAACTAAGAAAAATATTTAAAAATGTATATATTTGTTTGAAATAATGAGTACTTGTTAAAATATATTAGGAAAGAGAAGCGAGTGCACTGATCTGTGCCTCATTCAAATGTTCGATGAACGTGTTCCTGATAGCTTGGGCATCCTCAGCAAGTATTGCCTGAACGATTTGGTGGTGCTGTATATATGTCTCTTCACAACTCCGGTTGGTATGGGTTTTTACTCCGTACATCCCAATACGTAAGCCCTCAAGAAAGAGGGGTTGGCAAACACTGATCAGTTTCTCGTTCGCAGAGCAGCTGATAAGGTATTCATGGAAGGCAATATCTGTCTTATAGAAATCAAGAATTGATTCATGTGCGTTGTTGATGCAAACAGATTTGAGTTTTTTGTCATGTTCAAGCAACGTCAATAGATCAATCTGATGCAAGAATTGTACAGCCACAGCGGGCTCAATAATCTTTCGCAGGGAGAATAGTTCCAGCACCGATTTACTGGTAATCGGTTTTACGATTGTCCCCTTTCTTGGAAACATCTCAACAAGTTGCTCATTTTGCAGAAGAAGGAGAGCTTCCCTGACTGGGGTTCGACCGACTGAGAGTTTTTCCATAACCTCCTTTTCACTGATGGTCTGTCCAGGAAGCATCTCACACGTTAGAATGCTCTGTTTTAGAAAGTCATATACGTTTTCTTTCAGTGAGTAGTTATGGATTTCAGTCATTGCTATCTCCGTATGATATATTAGATTCTTCTATATCGTAATTCAAACCTCATAATTCCGCAAGAGCAATTATTCTAGAACACCTAATAAATGCTTGAATCATTAAAAACACCATGATATAGTCTAGTATATCCTGATATATCAATATAATTAAAGGAATGAAACAATGTACACATCCATCCAAGATATTCATCTCTATCGTGCGGTATCACCTATCAGCCAACCGATTGCTGACGCAACGCATACCATCTCTTCCATACAATTCTACATCTTGGAGGTCGTTACCAAAGGGGGAACAGTCGGGCAAGGATATTTGCTGAGTTTTCACTATTCCCCCAAGGCAATTGAAGGGGCCTTGATGGATCTACGCTCATTTATACTATCCCGTGACTATCAGGTTCATGAAACACTGAAAATTCGGGAAGATTGGGATAGGGAGACAGAGTATTTTGGGAGTGCAGGGTTACAGAGATGGGCCTATGCGGTCTTGAATGTTGCCCTGTGGGATGCTTGGGCCAAGTCACTTGGTGTTCCTGTATATCAATTATTTGGTACGAAAACAACCAAAATTCCTGTCTATGGCAGCGGGGGTTGGCTTAGCTACAGTAATGAGGAGCTGATCGATGAGGTGGTAGGCTATAAGAAACGTGGTTTTACTGCTGTAAAGGTCAAGGTAGGTAGCCCATACCTTGAGCGTGACAGAGAACGACTGTATAAGGTCAGGGAGGCTGTTGGTGTCGAGGTGAGAATCATGATGGATGCGAACCAAGGACTCTCGGTGGGGGATGCTCTCACACTGGCTCAGACAGTGCAGGATATCGGGATCACCTGGTTTGAGGAGCCTGTTCCCAATACGGATTTTGCAGGGTATGAATTGATTCGAAACAAAACAGGGATCTCATTGGCAATGGGAGAACGTGAATACGATGTACAGGCCTTGAAAGAACTCATAAGGCGGAATGCGCTCGATCTTTGGCAACCTGACCTGCTTCGTATCGGTGGGGTGGAGGCATATCGCGATAGCGCTGCACTTGCTCATGCGTATCATATCCCTTGCTTGCCTCACTACTATAAGGATTATGATGTGCCACTGTTGGCAACGCTCTCCTCTCCATATGGTGCTGAGAGCTTTGACTGGATAGATGGAATCATCGATAATCAGATGCAAATAGAGAATGGCTATGCCATTCCTCGTGAGGGGGCTGGTTGGGGCTTCTCCTTCAAGGAGTCGAGTCTTGAGCCAATTGAAGGAGTGTGGAAATGATAAATTTACAGGGATACCGTGGTATTGTCACTGGAGCTTCAAGCGGGATTGGGCTCGCTATTTCCAAAGTCTTGTCTGAATGTGGTGCAACTGTATTTTGCATCAGCAGAACAGGAAAACCCAAGAATGATGAAGATGCAATCCCTCAGGGTGTTGTTCACCTCAAGGGAGATATCTGTGATAATGAAGAAATGAGGCAGATCATCACCAAGATTGGGGATGATGGAGGTATTGATTTCCTGATCAATAATGCTGGTATCACTATCAAGCGGCGTGCTGAATTGTTGCAACCTGAAGAGTTTGCAAAGGTGCAAGAAGTCAATGTCTGTGCACCGTTCAATCTGAGTCTTCTCTGTTTTCCCTATTTATCAACATCGAAACACACCGGGAGAATCATTAATATTTCCAGTATGGCAGCACATCTTGGGTTTTCAGAAGTAGTCCCCTACAGCGCAAGCAAGAGTGGGATTGTCGGATTGACCAGGGGGCTTGCTGTCGAATGGGCCCAAGATAATATTACGGTAAACAGTATTGCTCCAGGCTGGTTCCCTACAGAGATGACCAAGCAAGTGATGGATGATAAGAGAAAGCAACGGATTCTCTCCCGTATGCCGATGCATGCTTTTGGGAATGCGAATGATCTTGGGGCGATGGCCGCCTTCTTGCTCAGCGAACACGCGACCTACATCACTGGAGTTGATTACGCTGTTGATGGAGGCGCACTGGCCTATGGATTTTGAGTCAAATCGTAAGCACTCTCTTCCATAATGATTTCCTGCCCGGGGTCATATGAATTGATAAAGCGCATCAGAAGATAGTCATCTTCATCATAAGCGAGGATGAGAATCTTTCTCTGTTGTCTCTATTCCGATTAGAAATGTTTGTAGGGTAGGATGGTCTGAGAATGTGATCTCCACAAAGTTTCCTAGGTCGATGTAGTTTCTAGAGCAGGAATTCGTAATTTAAATCAATTACTAATAACAGCTTAGATGCGAGCATGAAATACTCAATAAGCGAACGCCAAAAGGAGCTCCATGAGGAATGCTTCGGCTACGGGTGTGTTGTGGACGCGTATGGATGCTTGTGTATGGAGTTGTTCAACAGCAGGATTGCAAAGATGCAGAAATTGGCGAAAGCGCTCACCTGGAATAACGTTGAAATCCTCAACAATTTTGAAGTAAAAAAAGACCCATGCCTTGCTTGAAAGCTTCAACTCTATGAAAATTCTCCACAAGAACAATGCACGAGGTCTTCGGAACATAAAACCTTGATGGCTGTGGTCCTTTCTGTCTGGGTGATTTGGCCCTTCCGATGGCCCTCTTCACATAGGTTTACCTACTTGAATTAGTAAATAACCGAATATTAGGTCTTAATATGTAACGGTTATGCTAATCAGGTGTCGCTAGCATGTAAGGGTATTGGGTTACTGCTCACTAGACTGTTGAGAAAGTTTTCATTCCCACTTTGAAAGGACCTGATATTTGAATGTATTGATTCAGGCGCAGCCTTGTAATCGGAAAATTTGAAAATTTCAGGTAACTTGATCACCAGCTTTGCTGTTTCTTCAACAACTCTCGAAAGGTGTTGTGATTCAATCCGCATGAAATCATCGCGGTTTTTCTTTTCAGCAGCATCGACCAATGCAGTGTGGTTCATCACTATTGCGTTACGGGTTCCTGTGATTTTTAATGCTGAAAGCAAACGTATTCTATGATCGTTAGGAGAATTGGTTAGGATGATTTCCCAACAGTCCTGCATTCCTATTGCCTCAAATATTACCCGATGGAATAGATCATCATATTTTACGAAATCAACATAGGAGCCAGTTTCCCAAGCTGAAACCTGTTTTTCAATCAGATCTCTCATCTTGTCTATATGCTCAGGGGAATTGTTTAGGGCAAATTCAGAAGAGGCAGCTTTCTCCAAGCTGGTTCTGAGAAAACGTTCTGTCGTTACCTTTGCTAAATCGATCAGCGATACCCTCGATCCACTTTTTGGGAAGGTTTCTATTAGATTGTCGTTGGCAAGCCTCAGTAAGGCATCTCGAATAGGAGAACGACTCATCCCCAATTCCTCGGCAAGCGATGCAGTACTCAACCCTCTGCCAGGTTTATAGGCGAGTCCCAAGATTCTTGATTTTATGAGCTCGTAGGCCTTTTCTGAAGCGGTCAAACTTTGATCTTGGTTGTTCATCTGGTATTCCTTTATATGACGATGGAGCTAAGGCTTTCGTCTAGACAGGTTTAACAAAAAATAACGAATATTCCTGTGCTTCTTGATTATTGATTTCCTTTATTATGGAAATATCCTGTTTCATACATTTCATCTCGTCTCGTGTTAGGTAGTCCACTTCCATCCATTCTTTTCCGGATATCAAAGCCTTGCGGCTATAGAAGTCCATTACTGCAGTGAAGTAGGTCTCTCCACCCGGAAGTTTGGTGTAAGTATTATTGCTACTCCACTAATTGTTAATTTTTAGTCTCCTGCTCAAGACTTGGTCATACTATTAAGTCCAAGGAGTACAAGCTGTTTAATACAAATGAAAATACTAATCTGTCAGTAAGTCTGAACTACCAGTAATTAGTATATATGAACAGCCTATACATGACAACTATGCAGAAGAGAGAAGCAAAGGGTGAAAATAGTGTGGAAACTGATATTTAGTTAGTCATAATGGTCAGAAATGCAGTATTATGCTTGAGTAGCATTTACTGACATGTAAGTAATAATGTAAATATTATATGTATAAAAGAGTATCTATACTAGATCAATTGAACAAAGAAATGATTAATTTTATATATATATTAAAAATAAACAAATTTGTACTCATGAATGTATTACGATATAATAAAAATGTAAGTTTCTTCTTGACACTATCAACAAGTATGCTAGTATAGATATGTGCTTTGATACTGAAAAATCAGAGTTGCTGTTAACACAATTATATTAGGAAAGGTATAGAATGAAAGTTTTGCAAGTTACAAAGCCGCATGAGCTTTTGGTAGCTGATAGAGAGATACGTGCCCTTGGGATAGGAGAGGTGCTTGTTGATGTCAAACGTGTTGGCGTTTGTGGGTCTGATTTACTCATTTATAATGGAGATAACCCATTCTCTGTCTATCCAAGGGTTATAGGGCATGAGATCGCTGGTGTCGTTGCAAAGGTAGCTCCTGATGTTATGGATTTTTCTGTGGGAGAACGAGTCTGTATTGATCCGGTCCTCAACTGTGGGGTCTGTGATGCATGCAGACGCGGTCATCCAAATGTTTGTTCCAATTTGCAGGTGATGGGTGTGCATACCGATGGAGGATTTGCCTCCCAGTTTATTGCTCCGAGTAAAAATCTCTATAAGATTCCTGAGCATTTGAGCTGGGAAGCTGCAGTTCTGGTGGAACCCTTCTCCATCGGTTCAAACATCTGTGATCGAACAGGTATTACAAGGGGCGACAGAGTACTTATAGTTGGCAGTGGTGTAATAGGCAATACTGTCCTTATGACAGCAAGAATGCTTGGTGCCGAAGTCATCATGTGTGATATCTTGGACGAAAAGCTTGAGACTGCGAAGGCCTTGGGTGCTCGCGATACCATAAACAGTTCAAAGTCAGACATACAAGAAGAAGTGATGCGCCTTACACACGGTGATGGAGTGACCGTGGTGGTGGACGCAGCAAGCCTTCCTTCTCTCTTCTTGCCTCTGTTGGAGTGTATTGCTCCCGGTGGACGTATGGGGATTCTTGGTTTCTCGAAGAAAGAAGCTGTTGTGAACCAATTTGAAATTACAAGAAAAGAAATTACTATTATTGGTTCCAGACTGAACAATAGAAGATTTCCTGATGTGATTGAGACTTTTGCTAAGGGTTTGTTGCATCCTGAGTTGTTGCTCGAGGGAGTATATCCCTTTGCAGAAGCTGAATCCATCATTCATAATCTCGCTGTATCAGGGATGCATAACGGAAAGACTGTCATAAGCTTTCCCTAATGAAATGTATGTTAAGCTTCGGCTTTATCATAAAAACAAGTATTCGGAGGATTGTATGAAAAAAGCGTTTCTGGTAGTCGCATTGGCGATCTTGTCACTGTCTATGGTTTTTGCTGCAGGCAGTAAGGAAGAAGGTTCAACAAAAGGTCAGTATGTAATCAAGACTGGTATTGGGTATAATGACCAGTCATTACAGTATAAGACTTTGGAATTCATGAAAGCTCATCTTGAAGATGCTACAGAGGGTGTTGTGACCATGGAGTTGTATCACTCCAGTACTCTCGGTGACGACCTTGCTATTCTTGAGGGTCTTCAACTTGGTACTGTAGAGATGTTCTGTGGAACAATTGGACCTGCTTCTCAATGGTCGAATGCAGTAAAATTGTTTGACCTTCCCTTCCTGTTCACTTCCTATGAAGAGGTTGACGCCCTTCTTGATGGTCCTGTTGGTCAAGAAGTCCTTGATTCTCTCAAACCTGCCGGTATGATCGGAATTGGGTATTGGGAAAATGGATTCAGGCAGTTGACCAATAGTAAGCGTGCAGTTCGCACTCCTGAGGATATCGTTGGACTTAAGCTGAGAACTATGCCCACCCCTGTTCCCCTTGCTACTTTCAAATTGCTTGGCGCAAATCCTACCCCGATGAATTTCGGTGAAGTATTTACCGCACTTCAGCAGGGTGTTGTTGATGGACAGGAAAATCCTTGGGAAACAATTCTTGCAAACAAGTTCTACGAAGTTCAGAAGTATGCAACCAACACTGGGCATGTTTATTCTCCCTTTGGTGTGATTTTCTCTCAGAAATTCTGGGATAAGCTTCCTGCTGAATACCAGGAATCTGTTCGAGAAGCAGTTTTTGCTGCCCGTGATTTCAATAGAGCTAAAGCACGTGAATCAGAACAGGAGATTATTGCAGAGTTGAGCAAGTACATGGAAATTACTATTCTTGCTCCTGAAGAAATTAAACCTTTCCAGGAGTTGACTAGGCCTGTGTATGATCAGTTCGCCGAAGAAATTGGCCCTGAACTGGTTCAGAAGGCAATTGATTTCTTGGAAAATTTGTAAAAGGAGTCATCTGGACGGCCAAGTTAAGCTTGGCTGTCCAGGTATACATGTATGGAAAAACTTGGAATCGTTCGAGACAGAATAAAACAAATCTATAGATGGATTATGATTCTTGTGACATTATCGCTCTTTATCATTGTGGCGTATAATGTTACAAGGAGATATATATTTAACAATTCTATTGCGTGGGCTGATGAGCTGGCTCGTTTTCTGTTTATTTGGGTAAACCTGTTGGGCATGATCAGTGTGTTCCAGAACAATGAACTTGTGGGACTTGATATCTTGTCCAATTTCATCATCAAGAAAACAAAACATGGCAAAACGGTGCTTTTAACTATAGAGTTCATTGCGGTTGGTGTAGTTTTAGGTTTTTTGACGTTCTACAGCCTTGAATTTCTTAGTGTTATGAGGCATGTGTCAGCAACCCTTGCTCTACCCATGAAGTTGGTCTATTCGGTGTTGCCCTTTTCAATGGCGTGCATGTTCATCGGGAATTGCATCAAATTCATCACAGCGATCCGTGAAAGTAGGAAAAGATAAATGTTGTTTATATTCTTAGGCGTGTTATTCGTTAGTATCTTGTTCGGTATTCCAATTGTTTTCGGTATGGCTATCGCAAACCTTGTGATGCTGAAGATTATGGATTTTCCCATGGTCAGCTATGCACAAAAGCTATTCAATGGAATGGATAGTTTCGCCTTGCTTGCAGTTCCTTTTTATATGTTCGTGGGAGAAGTGATGAACCGCGGCGGTATTGCAAAGCGCCTTATGGTTTTTTCCGATACCCTAGTTGGGCATATCAAAGGTGGTCTTGGGCACGTAAATATTCTCTCAAGTATGTTTTTTGGTGGAATATCTGGAAGTGCCATTGCAGATACGGCTGCAATCGGTGGTCTGCTTATTCCCACCATGGAAGAGGAAGGCTATGACCCGGCTTACTCGGCAGCAGTAACCGCTTCGTCTTCAGTTATCGGAATCATCATCCCCCCAAGTATCCCCTTTATCCTATATGGGGTAACTACCAGCACCTCTATTTCAAGAATGTTCATTGGGGGAATTATTCCTGGTATTCTTGCTGGTTTGATATTGATGCTTGTCACCCTGCTAACAGTTGATAAAAATAAAGTTGACAAGAATAACGGGCAAAAGAAACGCTTCGTCATAAAGAATGTTTTTCTATCACTGAAAGATGCCTGGGCCGCTCTCATCATTCCATTTATTATTGTTGTGGGAATCCTGGCTGGTGTTTTTACTGCAACAGAGGCTGGGGTGGTAGCTGCAATCTTAGCTTTATTGCTTGGGCTGTTTGTCTTTAAAGAGCTTAAAATCAAGGATTTACCTCAGGTTATATTCAATACGAGCAAGACAACAGCTTCGGTTCTCTTCCTATGCGGAAATGCATCTGTAACAGCATATCTCTTGACTTTGGCACAAGTTCCTCAGGAATTGGCGATTATGTTTGGTTCGCTGAGTGAAAATCCAATGGTCATTATCATTGTTGCCAATGTACTATTACTGTTGGTTGGTTTTGTCATGGACATAACTCCTGCAATTCTTATTCTTGGCCCTGTGTTACTGCCAGTAATGACGAACTTTGGGGTGGATCCCATCTTCTGGGGTGTTATCATGTGTGTGAATCTGGGTATCGGTCTTATAACCCCTCCAGTAGGTACTGTTTTATTTGTGGCTGCAGGAATTACCAAGATCAAGATGGAGCAACTGGTAAAAGCGATAATTCCTTTCTTCATAGGGATGGTTGGCCTTTTGCTACTATTGATTATATTCCCTCAACTTATTACCTATCTTCCATATCTCTTACTTCCAGTTAAATAAAGGAGCCTTTGATGTTGTATTGTGCTGAACAACAGTTGGAGGGAGAGATAACCCTCAATCAACTTGATGCTGTTATTAAAAAGGTAGTCAAGAGTCTTTCAGCTGAAAGACAGCTGAGAAAAGTACTGGTCATTCCGCCTGATTATACAAGATTTCACTCTCGTTCCGGTCAGATCACCAGTAAACTCTATAAGCTGCTCGGTAATGCCATCACAATGGTGCTTCCTGCATTGGGAACGCATTACAAGATGACCGATGAAGAAAAAAGCTCGATGTTCAAAGGAGTACCACTTTCTTTGTTTCATGATCATGACCATAAGACTGAAGTTGTTCGGCTTGGTTCCATTGGAAGTGATGAGATTGCACGTATTTCAAAGGGAGCTGTTTCTTTCGATTGGCCGATAGAGGTGAGTCGGCTTTTGGTTGAAGAACAGTGGGACCTAATCATCTCGATTGGGCAGGTGGTTCCCCATGAAGTCGCAGGAATGTCCAATTATACCAAGAATACCTTGGTAGGAGTTGGGGGCAAAGAATGTATCGATAAGAGCCATTACGTTGGTGCTATTTGTAACATGGAAACAATTATGGGTCAGGTTCATAATCCTGTTCGTGATCTGCTCAATCTTGGCTCAGATCGATTCCTTTCGCATTTACCTATAGTGTATATCCAGACTGTAGTAGCCCCGGACATGAAGGG is from uncultured Sphaerochaeta sp. and encodes:
- the uxaC gene encoding glucuronate isomerase; translated protein: MQGFQEDLYLDTPLSKHLYTTYAKDMPIIDYHCHLVAQEIYENKEFEDLGQMWLAHDHYKWRAMRTFGIDEMYITGEASFEEKFYQFAEILPLLIGNPLYIWCALELKRYFGISEPLSADNAKEMYSRTKQMIRENHMTPQWCMETSNVELVCTTEDPTDDLLYHKKLLGKTKTKVLTAFRPDSAMFCERSGFAAYIQKLGSVSSLPVSTFRGLVDALENRLLYFKELGTTVSDDGIPDFTYVAADAKEVEGIYQKALGNQELSKHEIDAYRTAFLLAMGRLYHRHGFVMQLHVGTYLDANTTRVASIGQSTGFDCTDDATKVKSIGFLLDTLTSESVLPKTILYPLDGTNIENYAVLAAGFCDSDAKAKVQLGAPWWFNDQVYGLERQFAAAGNLYPLSLSVGMLTDSRSFLSYPRHELYRRLLCRFLAQVVERGEYFSGESYLKKIIEDVCYRNVKAYFGF
- a CDS encoding enolase C-terminal domain-like protein; this encodes MKIERFETWWVERNQCLFDKKRQGSAAMPWDVVVLKLTTDTGLEGIATALAARSGNITESYLHETIAPVVLGRDMHDREKIWHELWTIDRHLTFFPVYLPGPVDVALWDLAAKEANLPLYQYLGAYRTQLPVYASGNFHATIEEYVEEALKYKERGITAYKAHPGGPLAFDMKVHEAIRKAVGDEYVLMSDPVAEYQLHEAITVGRQLEELGYHWLEEPFRDFELNKYKQLCSALDLPIAATETTRGCHWGVAQSLALQAADIVRADVSWKDGVTGSMKIAHMAEGFGMNCELHTTTMNYMDVANLHVGCAIRNTEYFEYFVPEENYQLPMKGNLPITKDGMIEVPTQAGIGVELDWDLIKRQCKHYREQRI
- a CDS encoding GntR family transcriptional regulator, producing MTEIHNYSLKENVYDFLKQSILTCEMLPGQTISEKEVMEKLSVGRTPVREALLLLQNEQLVEMFPRKGTIVKPITSKSVLELFSLRKIIEPAVAVQFLHQIDLLTLLEHDKKLKSVCINNAHESILDFYKTDIAFHEYLISCSANEKLISVCQPLFLEGLRIGMYGVKTHTNRSCEETYIQHHQIVQAILAEDAQAIRNTFIEHLNEAQISALASLS
- a CDS encoding mandelate racemase/muconate lactonizing enzyme family protein produces the protein MYTSIQDIHLYRAVSPISQPIADATHTISSIQFYILEVVTKGGTVGQGYLLSFHYSPKAIEGALMDLRSFILSRDYQVHETLKIREDWDRETEYFGSAGLQRWAYAVLNVALWDAWAKSLGVPVYQLFGTKTTKIPVYGSGGWLSYSNEELIDEVVGYKKRGFTAVKVKVGSPYLERDRERLYKVREAVGVEVRIMMDANQGLSVGDALTLAQTVQDIGITWFEEPVPNTDFAGYELIRNKTGISLAMGEREYDVQALKELIRRNALDLWQPDLLRIGGVEAYRDSAALAHAYHIPCLPHYYKDYDVPLLATLSSPYGAESFDWIDGIIDNQMQIENGYAIPREGAGWGFSFKESSLEPIEGVWK
- a CDS encoding SDR family oxidoreductase; translation: MINLQGYRGIVTGASSGIGLAISKVLSECGATVFCISRTGKPKNDEDAIPQGVVHLKGDICDNEEMRQIITKIGDDGGIDFLINNAGITIKRRAELLQPEEFAKVQEVNVCAPFNLSLLCFPYLSTSKHTGRIINISSMAAHLGFSEVVPYSASKSGIVGLTRGLAVEWAQDNITVNSIAPGWFPTEMTKQVMDDKRKQRILSRMPMHAFGNANDLGAMAAFLLSEHATYITGVDYAVDGGALAYGF
- a CDS encoding GntR family transcriptional regulator, which translates into the protein MNNQDQSLTASEKAYELIKSRILGLAYKPGRGLSTASLAEELGMSRSPIRDALLRLANDNLIETFPKSGSRVSLIDLAKVTTERFLRTSLEKAASSEFALNNSPEHIDKMRDLIEKQVSAWETGSYVDFVKYDDLFHRVIFEAIGMQDCWEIILTNSPNDHRIRLLSALKITGTRNAIVMNHTALVDAAEKKNRDDFMRIESQHLSRVVEETAKLVIKLPEIFKFSDYKAAPESIHSNIRSFQSGNENFLNSLVSSNPIPLHASDT
- a CDS encoding zinc-binding alcohol dehydrogenase family protein, coding for MKVLQVTKPHELLVADREIRALGIGEVLVDVKRVGVCGSDLLIYNGDNPFSVYPRVIGHEIAGVVAKVAPDVMDFSVGERVCIDPVLNCGVCDACRRGHPNVCSNLQVMGVHTDGGFASQFIAPSKNLYKIPEHLSWEAAVLVEPFSIGSNICDRTGITRGDRVLIVGSGVIGNTVLMTARMLGAEVIMCDILDEKLETAKALGARDTINSSKSDIQEEVMRLTHGDGVTVVVDAASLPSLFLPLLECIAPGGRMGILGFSKKEAVVNQFEITRKEITIIGSRLNNRRFPDVIETFAKGLLHPELLLEGVYPFAEAESIIHNLAVSGMHNGKTVISFP
- a CDS encoding TRAP transporter substrate-binding protein: MKKAFLVVALAILSLSMVFAAGSKEEGSTKGQYVIKTGIGYNDQSLQYKTLEFMKAHLEDATEGVVTMELYHSSTLGDDLAILEGLQLGTVEMFCGTIGPASQWSNAVKLFDLPFLFTSYEEVDALLDGPVGQEVLDSLKPAGMIGIGYWENGFRQLTNSKRAVRTPEDIVGLKLRTMPTPVPLATFKLLGANPTPMNFGEVFTALQQGVVDGQENPWETILANKFYEVQKYATNTGHVYSPFGVIFSQKFWDKLPAEYQESVREAVFAARDFNRAKARESEQEIIAELSKYMEITILAPEEIKPFQELTRPVYDQFAEEIGPELVQKAIDFLENL
- a CDS encoding TRAP transporter small permease — translated: MEKLGIVRDRIKQIYRWIMILVTLSLFIIVAYNVTRRYIFNNSIAWADELARFLFIWVNLLGMISVFQNNELVGLDILSNFIIKKTKHGKTVLLTIEFIAVGVVLGFLTFYSLEFLSVMRHVSATLALPMKLVYSVLPFSMACMFIGNCIKFITAIRESRKR
- a CDS encoding TRAP transporter large permease; this encodes MLFVSILFGIPIVFGMAIANLVMLKIMDFPMVSYAQKLFNGMDSFALLAVPFYMFVGEVMNRGGIAKRLMVFSDTLVGHIKGGLGHVNILSSMFFGGISGSAIADTAAIGGLLIPTMEEEGYDPAYSAAVTASSSVIGIIIPPSIPFILYGVTTSTSISRMFIGGIIPGILAGLILMLVTLLTVDKNKVDKNNGQKKRFVIKNVFLSLKDAWAALIIPFIIVVGILAGVFTATEAGVVAAILALLLGLFVFKELKIKDLPQVIFNTSKTTASVLFLCGNASVTAYLLTLAQVPQELAIMFGSLSENPMVIIIVANVLLLLVGFVMDITPAILILGPVLLPVMTNFGVDPIFWGVIMCVNLGIGLITPPVGTVLFVAAGITKIKMEQLVKAIIPFFIGMVGLLLLLIIFPQLITYLPYLLLPVK